Genomic window (Ananas comosus cultivar F153 linkage group 16, ASM154086v1, whole genome shotgun sequence):
gaaatttagaGTGCAGGTAGTTGTGTTTTACATTTTGCCAGCTTCTTCGCAAATCAAATTGCATAGAGTGAAGCATGTCATACAGCGAAGAaggaaaaagccaaaaaaaaagaaaaagaaaatcatgaCAGAAAAGCAAACCTGATCTGCTGCTATAACAACCGAAGCAACTCTGTCCTTGTCGAAATTCTGAAGACCAGAGATGATCTGcactaaaagaaaatatatgtaaaCAATAGCGAGATTCGCGTGAGGAATGACTAGTACACATAGAGCCACAATGAAAGATAGGATTTGCATAAGAGGACATGTAATTTGCTTTCCGACAACCTGTAAGTAGTTAATACTACAGTTAACAAagtttttgttagaaatttttaGATAGTAAGTTGTTTTTCGTCTCGAATTTCCTTAGACTTGATCGCATTAGCTTAACATTTATGTTGagacaaaaattcaaaaatcagAGGATTAATATTAAAGACAGTTGCCCACTAAACATAGATTCTAAGTAGAAGgtaaattttccttttttttttttcttttttggttttttatgCACATAAATCATTTAATTCAGTTCAGGATAAAGATTTTTCCTTAAATCAATTCACATAAGTGTAAATCTATTCTTGAATATCTAGGAGCATAAACCATCACATTACATCCAAGTTTATGTGCACTAGTTCTGAATAAACTTTGTACAAATCTAAAGcaaatatccaaaaaaaaaaaagaagataaaatacATACAAATATCATAAAAACCTTCAAAAGCACTATTACATCGTGCTACAACTGAATTGATCACTATGTTAGGTATGTACTAGTTTTTGCCATACAGTAAGCTTATTACTACTAACTATTCTACTAATCATAGGATGATATTATGCGGCATAAAACACATTATCAATCCTTTTAGTCATTTCGACAAACAATTGGTGTGCAAGGCCTAAcatctctaaaaaataaaaaaacaacaaaagtatGTACACCCCCATCTACTGTCCCGATATTGcgactatatatatttttttacttgatCTGTCACATATAGTACACTTCCGTAAATCCGATTCTCTATGTAAAATGGCCATTGAATCCTTAAATGCTCATTTTcataagaaaaataagttttttttttttttttgaaggcgGGAGACAAAAAGTGCAATATATGTAGAAATTCAGcgacaaaattatttaattgaaaAGTTTATGGACCAAGTTTTATCCTTCTTATGGATACAGTGAAACCGAGACTGGTTTTGTCAAATTGAAgctgtaaaaaagaaaaatccaaagGTGAGACCTTTAGAGCTTTTTTGTCCCGAAAATCTCTAAGAACGAGCTCCTTCGAGCTCGAAGCCGAAGCTCTCGCCGCGAGCAAAGCCGGGGCACTCCGCGCGGAGCCAAAGCGGCGGCGGGGGTTGCTGCGGAGACGAAGAAGGGTCTGGGGGTTGTGTCGGAGGAGGAGAGCGGAATCGGAGTGGCGATTGAGGGTGGAGAAGGGTTGGATTGGGAGGGTTCCAATTTGAGCTCCAAGAGCCATTTCTCTCGGAGAGTGGGGGATTAAGAGGGAAAGGGATAAGATTTTGAaatgtggagagagagagagagagagagagaggtggaatGGTTTATAAATATCCAAGAGTTGCTAAGAAAATGAAATAGTAATGATTCACTCTCAACCGTTCATCACTTTAAGAGTAGTAAATCATCATGTAAATCGTAATGTTGTGGGTAAAGCATTACTCTTTTGAGATTGTGTTATACTTTTTACTTTTGTAAATTCCAGTAATAAACACCTTTTTGTAGCGTAAAATCATTAAAGTGAACTCTATCATTCACACATTTTTGCAAATAGATAGATCACAGATTCACAAAGCAACACCATTTCGCAACATAAACACCAAAGCCTTATTCCAAGATCACGAAAACTGCGGAAGAAAACACATATTTAGCAGTAGCAGTGATAACTTAAAAAAGTAATTACTACATGGATATCGCCACAGAGGCATAACCACAAACACCTGGCGCTCGTCGAATTATAACCCATTCATCCTCTCGATCACGGTGATGACGCCCTGCATCCCCAGTTTCCCGTCCCCGTTCGCCACCATTCCCAGAAACAGCTTCTGGAAAAGCGCTGCGCCGGGAAGCACCACCACCGCCCCCTTCTCTttcgcgtcgtcgtcgtcgtcctcctcctcctcctcagctTCTTCGACTCCTCTCCCCAACGCCATCCCGAGATCCTTCACCATGTACTCGACGAACCCACCCGAGGCGAAGTCCCTCTCCACCATCCTCCGCCCGAAGATCTCCGCCACCCTCGACCCCGCCGCGCCGGCGCCCACCGCCTCCATGAACGTCGCGGCGTCGAGCCCCGCCGCGCGCGCGAAcgacgccgcctccgccgcgcccACCACCGCGCCGGCCACCGCGATCTGGTTCGCGATCTTCGCGCTCTGGCCCGTCCCGGGCGCGCCCATCCACGTCGCGCGCCCGAGGCGGCCGAGGAGCGGCGCGAGCCACGCGACGACGCGCTCGTCCCCGCCCGCGAGGATCGCGAGGGTCCCCTCCCGGGCGCCCACGTCGCCGCCGGAGACGGGCGCGTCCACGGCCCAGCACCCCTTCGCGCGCGCCGCGGCGGCGACCGCGCGCGCGAGCGCGGGGTCGCTGCTGGTGCAGTCGACGAGGACGCCGCCGCGCGGGAGCGCGGCGAGCGCGCCGGACGCGGGGTCGAGCAGCGCGGCGCGCACGTCGGCGGGGTGGCCGACCATCGTGAACACGACGTCGCTCGCGGCGGCGGNGACGCGGCCAGGcgcgcgccggcgccggcgaggccCGCCGCCTTGGACGGCGTGCGCGCGTAGACGGTGAGGTCGTACCCCGCGGCGAGGAGGCGCGCGGCCATGGCGCCACCCATGACCCCGACCCCGATCCACCCGATCCGGGTCGAACCCGGCCGGATCTCGACCGGGTACCCCCGCTCCACCCCCGctgccccctcctcctccccctccttctCCATTGCTccttcacacacacacaccccccCTCTAAACAAAAccccccaaaccctaacccgcCTTTATTATCCCAAAGCACGCCGCATGAGGACAAAataaaaatcccatttttaCTAGAAAGTGCGCACCAAAACCGTCAAAATTGGCATCCGCAGCAGAGGAAGAAGCAGGAGAGGGCGAGAACGAGGACCACGGCTTCGACGACGGAGAGGATGCGGAAGAGGACGTCGTCGACGAGGgagaagcggaagctcaagcgCGTCCACTTCCACGAGGgcgagaaggaggagaagaagctcgGTTTCCAGCTCCTGGGCCCGCGTCGTCCCTCCTTCGAATGCTGGAGCTTCCGAAACCACCGCGTCGCCATTAACGGCGAGGAAGAGcccttattaaaaaaaagtacccGTTTTCCTCGTCAATGGGGACGGGGACGGGCATGGGGGGTGCGCTTTAAAGTAGGGAAAGGTCAGGGGTTTTTTGGAAATTTCGACTATACGCGGTTTCAAAAGCTGGTGAAGAGGTGGCCGAGGCAGTGGGACTGTGGGAGGAGACTACTACTATGTGACTTTGTATGTGCTGGAActtcgattttttttatttttatatttatttttattttttttaatttattctttgcTTAGGGATCAAGGTTTGCATCATTTTTGGCTTCCACAGAGGATGTTGGAAAATTATGTGTCATCATTTTTGACCTGACCATCTCTATTTGTACCCACATATATTcgtaaattatttataaatttatattaattaaaattatggataaaattgatgagtatttttttaattatgagcATTTTTTGTAACCTACGAATGCTCAGGAATACCcgcaaatattttttaattaaaaagtttttttttttttgtctattcaTCTTAAGAATTATAGATCTAATTGATTCtcatgtgtttttctttttctttttttttttggatgcgGCTTTCTCTCCTACTATGATGCCTCTTCCGCCGCACTGCTCTATCACTCTACGATGGACCGGTCTATATGTAAAATACTTTTAgatataatttatatgttttaagactttattagtatttattatatattttgatatttcaaacaacaagttatattatgaatttttaaaaactatgtACATGTGTTTTGTATTTGGAAAgtatagaattaaaaaaaaagaaaaagaagaacattaTACTGGTAACCTGCATGCCCACCCTTCCGATCCTACATGGACGAGTATATGTAAAAATATAGGCTATTAAAAAATTTGCGGATAAATCTTACCCTCTGCGGATAAATCTTACCCATACCCATATAATTCGATGGTACAATAATCCATCATCAGTTTATCCAATTCATCTAGTCATCTTATCTGCCTATCTCTCTCCTATTtctctctcgttcatttttctCCTCTCATTTTATATCCTACCTTTTCATGgtctatttttgcaaaattcagtgatttttttttttttgctaattagTCAAAATACTGTGGTGGACAagcaattaaaattttgaaattattgatAAGGATGCTGTAAGAAAACATTGATTAAaacaaaaaggtaaaaaaaatgtacagaacGTATCTGAACTTGAAGTATTTTGAGTTGACTATCcaatcatttaaaattttaattttactatccaacattttcatttatttgatcCGAGGCAGATCAAcaacactttgacttcaaatttttaatattttatcttttttgtaagttttaatgcaatttttgcaactataaatttattaaagtgataagttcaaatcaaacaaattaaaagattaaataataaaatcaaaattttaaaaataatttataatttaaataaattttgtatatttttaccaaataaaaaatGCATTACATAGACACCATAAAAGACTGTAGAATCGGATGGTGATAGTGGCCTAATAATATACTAAGAGTTACTTCTAAGAAAGATCTAGAATAATGTAGAGACTTGTGGTCAATATTACCTGTGTTACATATTTTGATGGGTTAGGGGGTGTTATCAATCATGCTGCTGTTGACTTAATTCATCTCTAAGATTTGTCTTGAGATTTGGTCTTGCGTGCATTTTTTGCCCGATTAGAAATtctacaaaatattatttacgtaaatgagaattttatctTATTCAGATTTATGATGCACGATTAACTTGTATATACATATTTTGATGGATTAAGAATTTTCAATTATACTACCACATGTAAGATTTGTCTTTAGATTTGGTCTCGCATGCATCTTTCGCCTGATTAgagattttgcaaaaatattGTTTACGTAGACGATAGTTTTATCTTATTCAGACGTGTGATGCACGGTTGAGACCACACCTAATATAATAACAACGGCATGCAGTCATTAGTCCGGCCAGAACTTTGTGTTGAACTCCTACATCATATTAAAGAGCTTGAAACCAATCCATAAGCCTAACTTATAAGTGAAATATTAtccacattatatatatatgtggataaGATTTCTTTTTGTACCTAATATGGGACTATTCGTGGTAACACATATAGTAAATTCAATTTGGAAATATATGCAGCTGCACTTTTTACTTGTTAATCTCAGTTGTTGATGAGGCTTTGAAAATTATTAGGACTAAAAGTATGGTTTGTTTGTCTACTTTTTCTGGTTTTAGCTTTAATTGATGGAGATAGTTATGTAACAACTTAAACAACTAATTCCTTATTATAGGTATAATTATTAGGGAATTATGTAGTGTTTCTAAACTTCTTAAATGGACGCAGATACCTTCTTAACTCCaactaaaaaaaaggaaaagaaaaagagaagtatAAAACTACAAGCTAAGGCCTCGTAATCTAAAAGAGATTCATAAACGTGATGGGCACGTCTAAATTAATTTTGGCAATGTGttggaatctttttttttctttcttttttttttttccggatgATTTGttaaaagtatgagatgagaTAGAAGGGAATTGCAAAGTGATGCATAAGCTGATATTGGATCATCTTATAATATCGAGTTTAGTTTTAAGCACTCCTAGTTCCGATAGGTCtttggttcagttggttttcgATCGAATCTGCCATTTTAATGCCATTAATTTCTGCACGTATAATTTATTGTTCattatctctttctctcaaaataaataGCATAGTTAAGTTGATATTTTCTGCACATAAGAGTAgagttacaaaaattatttataaggGGGTTCTATCTGATTGGCTTAAAGGGACTAACACCCTATCCTATACCGGAAGGGTAGTTCGGACTGAGTCACCTTTGAAATAATGGGAGGTTGGATTGGATTGAATCATATTCGAAATGACAGGGAGGCTAAGTAGGctgagtcacaattgagacttGTGAGTATTGTGTCTACATGCAAGTAAattggttatatttttttaacagctcaaatttttgaattaatgatTTGTGCCAACAATCTAATTACAGCAGATACACGcaacaatctctctctctctctctctctccttgtcttttctttctcatattttatcttattttgctCTAACAAGGCATCCCTTGCTTCCAAAGAATTAATTGAGAAGAGTGTGGGTGAggacttttttcaaaaataactcTGTGAAagttcgtatttgccaaactaaccctgtgaaatttttatttgtaaaactaacactcctttcgccacgtgggcgccacgtcagggattcctcaaaaaggcggtgaatcgttcaccgtctttgtaatttttgtttaaaagcgatgaatggttcaccgtctttagaagatggtaaaccattcaccgcctttagtgcaaaatttttctttccgccCTTTTCCCTTTCCGTCCTCTCAAGTCCGCCTtttctgtgccctcgagaagacggggaacgattcaccgtcttatcaagaacaccatattatggacttggaaagatttgcgcagtgtagggatttgtactaaagacggtgaatggttcaccgttttataaagacggtgaaccattcaccgccttcacaacaaatatcaaagacggtgaacgattcaccgcctttgtgAGAAATCCCTGACATGGCGCTcacgtggcgagaggagggttagtttcataaataaaaatttcacagggttagtttggtaaatacgaaattttacagggttgttttcgaaaaaagtccgtAGGTGACAGATAAATGTGGGGAATTTAAGTAAACATTGTGATGTATTGTAGGGACCATTTTAGAACTCATGAAAACAACTGTTGTGACTTGtcaaaaagataataataaatgaaaagcTTTGTTTGAGGGTTGAGTGATAGAGaattaacttttattattatcattattatcacCTTATCCCCTATGCCTATTAACAATCACATCTTTACTCAAGCCAGTTTAAAACACTGCTGTATAACAAGTATTTCATACAGAGTAATAACATTTAATCAAACATTTTTATTTcgtataaaaatataagaataatttttataCTAAGATGATCAGactaattttgaattattttgatcAAAAGTATTAAGAATAGTACTGAATTATATTCAGTACTTGCAGATAAGGGGAGATAGTAAgactaattttaaattattttatatcatattaatcttaatttatattttatatggtTGGATAAAATTGATCAGATTCAAATACTATGGGGAGTAACTACCACAAAACAAAACTATGTTTAGAGCAAATCAAGATAATAGTATATTCAATGGAGACTAATAACACTGAAGTAGTTCAAATACGTTCTCAAATCTCACGGTTTTAAGGAACGAATTAATCTAGAAGGTTCTGGTTGGTGTGAGGGGCCACAACACGAAACAGCAGTACAAGTTAATTGCATTCTAGCCCCTGAACTTGTCGACTAATTTCAATTTGGTCCTCTAACATCTAACTTATTGCCTGCACCAGGAGTAtgcatattttatatacatatatatatatatagagagagagagagagagagagagagagagagagagagtgggctggtatgctcatggaagcacggagccctccgtgcttccaagttgttttcgatgttcggactttcgaatcgacgattcgctccgttagagttgatctagagtatttgaagcacctagaaaataaattttgtgatttttcgatatcatttgcctagtgatcgaaggggctcaaaaacaataattttaacgctgtggtgagccggttgcaagtttaacggtatagaaatatccaaatcacatgaagttttgatagaaaattctttataccatataaaacaagatcaataactttgatctaaaattttaatgtcatatcatcatattttgtaagatttttattttcagctgttgattttgagcacttCGATTTACTAggcaaaatgatatcgaaaaattgcaaatatattttctagatattcaaatactctagatgaatctaacggagccgatcgtcgatttgaaagtccgaacatcgaaaacaaagtgaagcacggagccctccgtgcttccataaggcATCTAGCCGCActcatcactctctctctctctctctctctcgatctctctctctctctctatatatatatagatagagtgCAGGCtatgtgcttgtaaaagcaccaagcacttggtgcttgtaagttttgtaccgttagatctactcctcggatcattttcaaccattagatatACTATTACAACCAAcccccactcaaccctaagggcccacatcatcctaacacaTATCTTCtaattcaatggctaaaaatctataaacaccaataacttgatacttttaaaagtatagaagtaaattctctaataatatatatatatatatatatatatatatatatattatatatctatataattatatatatatatatatatatatatatatatagagcaggactgctgtgctctcaggagcacggaggcctccgtgctcctgagccgttttcgatgatggaattttcaaatcgacgatatgctccgttaaacttgatctagcgtatttgaagtttctaaaaaataatttttgcgatttttcaatatcttttACCTaccaatcgaaaggattcaaaattaataatttttaacggctgaaaataaaaattctataaaaagtggtgatatagcactaaaattttcgatcagaaatattgatcttgttgtagatagtataaagaattttatatcaaaccgttaaatattatttaaagcatttaaaatttttagaaataaaattttataatttttgatattatttattctacgatcaaaaaatctcaaaattgacaatttttaacggtcgtaTGAAATTCTTACTAATATAATGGTGTAAATGAATCAAAATctgctaaatttttaataaaaaattctatttaccatc
Coding sequences:
- the LOC109722101 gene encoding uncharacterized protein LOC109722101 → MVGHPADVRAALLDPASGALAALPRGGVLVDCTSSDPALARAVAAAARAKGCWAVDAPVSGGDVGAREGTLAILAGGDERVVAWLAPLLGRLGRATWMGAPGTGQSAKIANQIAVAGAVVGAAEAASFARAAGLDAATFMEAVGAGAAGSRVAEIFGRRMVERDFASGGFVEYMVKDLGMALGRGVEEAEEEEEDDDDDAKEKGAVVVLPGAALFQKLFLGMVANGDGKLGMQGVITVIERMNGLYFRDLGIRLWCLCCEMVLLCESQLLDIYKPFHLSLSLSLSPHFKILSLSLLIPHSPREMALGAQIGTLPIQPFSTLNRHSDSALLLRHNPQTLLRLRSNPRRRFGSARSAPALLAARASASSSKELVLRDFRDKKALKIISGLQNFDKDRVASVVIAADQGGATHVDIACDQELVKLAMNLTSLPICVSSVDPLAFAPAVEAGAQMIEIGNYDSFYELGIQFSPEQILKLTQETRRILPFLTLSVTIPHTLSLPDQVKLAELLEEEGADIIQTEGGKCSTPTKPGVLGLIEKATPTLAAAYSISRAVTVPVMCSSGLSAVTAPMALTAGAAGVGIGSAVNKLNDVVAMIAEVKSIAEALGLSTKDVTKDSTTVSL
- the LOC109721962 gene encoding uncharacterized protein LOC109721962; its protein translation is MATRWFRKLQHSKEGRRGPRSWKPSFFSSFSPSWKWTRLSFRFSLVDDVLFRILSVVEAVVLVLALSCFFLCCGCQF